A genomic segment from Dermatobacter hominis encodes:
- a CDS encoding MMPL family transporter, whose translation MSPPTTTRPIQRSLLYRTGLGSARHPWRTIAAWLVAAVVVLVASGVVGGSPQDDYTIPGVDSQVANDLLTERFPDQSGATARIVVHRPEGITSDRLTIASTIGRVAALPHVVAVSDPFDPAAPSVDADGTTAVIGVAYDAPVTDVAPDDALAGLEEAAQVAEREGIQVEFGGEVPENASPPSSNSEMIGLLVAAVVLFVAFGSLLAMGLPILVAVASLLVGMGGIMLLAGAMDVSTVTPMIAAMVGLGVGIDYALFVLTRHRERLVAGDDVRTAAAIATATAGKAVVFAGGTVVVAICGLWFVDVPILASIGFGAAIVVAVSVAAAVTLLPALLALSGDRLRTTRHERRLERRGRATGRAPLAARWADHVGHHPVRYASLGLVVLLLLAAPVLGLRLGWADAGNEPTSTTQRRAYDLTAEEFGPGANGPIVVAVDLTGVAGDRSADDAVLSHLSDELGRTDGVAMVLPPERNAAGDTAVVTVVPTTGPESPRTTELVDRLRDDTLPAATEATGASAHVTGPTAVLVDLTERLSSRLLVFIGAVVLMSFVLLVVLFHSLVVPLKAAIMNLLSIGAAYGVLVAVFQWGWGARLLGLDGPVPVTAFVPVMVFAIVFGLSMDYEVFLLSRIREEYDRTGDPHRSVVDGLSATARVITCAALVMISVFVAFALSPSVTVKMMGIGLATAVLVDATIIRLVLVPSSMAILGRANWWLPSWLDRILPTVTLEHPDEASADNGGAAETVDPDDQPITAGVHTEPSTTAPALVGTGSRVANGTEGRWDR comes from the coding sequence ATGTCCCCGCCCACCACCACCCGACCGATCCAGCGATCGCTCCTCTACCGGACCGGTCTCGGTTCGGCTCGCCACCCGTGGCGGACGATCGCTGCGTGGCTCGTCGCCGCCGTCGTCGTCCTCGTCGCCTCCGGTGTCGTCGGCGGCAGCCCGCAGGACGACTACACGATCCCCGGCGTCGACTCGCAGGTGGCCAACGACCTGCTCACCGAACGGTTCCCGGACCAGAGCGGGGCCACCGCCCGGATCGTGGTGCACCGGCCCGAGGGGATCACCTCGGACCGGCTGACGATCGCCTCGACAATCGGCCGCGTCGCAGCCCTCCCCCACGTGGTCGCCGTGAGCGACCCGTTCGACCCGGCCGCGCCGAGCGTGGACGCCGACGGCACCACTGCGGTGATCGGGGTCGCCTACGACGCGCCGGTCACCGACGTCGCACCCGATGACGCCCTTGCCGGGCTCGAGGAGGCCGCGCAGGTCGCCGAGCGCGAGGGCATCCAGGTCGAGTTCGGCGGCGAGGTCCCCGAGAACGCGTCGCCACCTTCGAGCAACAGCGAGATGATCGGACTGCTCGTCGCTGCCGTGGTGCTCTTCGTCGCCTTCGGCTCGCTCCTGGCGATGGGCCTCCCCATCCTGGTGGCGGTCGCCTCGCTCCTCGTCGGCATGGGCGGGATCATGCTGCTCGCCGGGGCCATGGACGTCTCCACGGTCACCCCGATGATCGCGGCGATGGTCGGCCTGGGTGTGGGCATCGACTACGCCCTGTTCGTGCTCACCCGGCACCGGGAGCGCCTGGTCGCCGGCGACGACGTGCGCACCGCCGCCGCCATCGCCACTGCCACCGCCGGCAAGGCGGTCGTCTTCGCCGGCGGCACCGTGGTCGTCGCCATCTGCGGCCTGTGGTTCGTCGACGTGCCCATCCTGGCCAGCATCGGCTTCGGCGCCGCGATCGTCGTCGCCGTGAGCGTCGCCGCCGCCGTCACCCTGCTGCCGGCGCTGCTGGCCCTGTCCGGCGACCGGCTCCGGACGACCCGGCATGAGCGGCGGCTCGAGCGGCGGGGTCGCGCCACCGGTCGCGCCCCGCTGGCGGCCCGATGGGCGGACCACGTGGGTCACCACCCGGTGCGCTACGCATCGCTCGGTCTCGTCGTGCTGCTGCTCCTGGCCGCGCCGGTTCTCGGGCTGCGGCTCGGGTGGGCCGACGCCGGCAACGAACCCACCTCGACCACCCAGCGGCGGGCCTACGACCTGACCGCGGAGGAGTTCGGCCCCGGTGCGAACGGCCCGATCGTCGTGGCGGTGGACCTCACCGGTGTCGCCGGCGACCGCTCCGCCGACGACGCGGTGCTCAGCCACCTCTCCGACGAGCTCGGGCGCACCGACGGCGTGGCGATGGTCCTGCCGCCGGAGCGCAACGCGGCGGGCGACACCGCCGTGGTGACCGTCGTGCCCACCACCGGCCCCGAGTCACCCCGGACGACCGAGCTCGTCGACCGTCTGCGCGACGACACGCTGCCCGCCGCCACGGAGGCCACCGGCGCGAGCGCCCACGTCACCGGTCCCACCGCGGTGCTCGTCGACCTGACAGAGCGGCTCTCGTCCCGGCTGCTCGTGTTCATCGGCGCCGTCGTGCTCATGTCGTTCGTGCTCCTCGTCGTGCTCTTCCACTCCCTGGTGGTCCCGCTCAAGGCGGCGATCATGAACCTGCTGTCGATCGGTGCTGCCTACGGTGTGCTGGTCGCGGTGTTCCAGTGGGGCTGGGGCGCTCGGCTGCTCGGGCTCGACGGCCCCGTGCCGGTGACGGCGTTCGTGCCCGTCATGGTCTTCGCCATCGTGTTCGGGCTGTCGATGGACTACGAGGTGTTCCTGCTCTCCCGCATCCGGGAGGAGTACGACCGGACGGGCGACCCGCACCGCAGCGTGGTCGACGGCCTGAGCGCCACCGCCCGGGTGATCACGTGCGCCGCGCTCGTGATGATCTCGGTCTTCGTCGCCTTCGCACTGTCGCCCAGCGTCACCGTGAAGATGATGGGCATCGGACTGGCGACCGCGGTGCTCGTGGACGCCACGATCATCCGCCTGGTGCTGGTGCCGTCGTCGATGGCCATCCTCGGCAGGGCCAACTGGTGGCTGCCGTCGTGGCTCGACCGCATCCTGCCGACGGTGACCCTCGAGCATCCCGACGAGGCGTCGGCCGACAACGGAGGAGCCGCCGAGACGGTCGACCCCGACGATCAGCCGATCACCGCCGGCGTGCACACCGAGCCGTCGACCACGGCACCCGCCCTGGTCGGCACCGGCAGCCGCGTCGCCAACGGCACCGAGGGGCGGTGGGACCGATGA
- a CDS encoding DNA cytosine methyltransferase translates to MTGERFSVAGLFAGIGGIERGLGLHGGEAELLCEYWDPAHRVLEARFSGVPLVEDVRDLRSLPKVDLVSAGFPCTDLSQAGRMDGINGRASGLVGEVFRLIRRPRAPMLMLENVRNMLVLDGGAAMHYLVDELEALGYRWAYRLVDSRFTGVPQRRQRVIFLASRTIDPRAVLFADDEGEPGPEWFADNTSGFYWTEGLRGLGWARDAVPTLKGGSTIGIPSQPAIWNPSAPLGQRIVLPVVEEAEQMQGFPARWTEPADEGPGRKGPRWKLTGNAVTVGVSAWVGRRLRNPGDPILDGQPLRSGDRWPTAAFGAKGKAWAVDVSLWPTREPYTHLHEIVDLESAQPLSARATAGFLSRTERGSLRFVDGFIDDVAEHAAYMAEELSVA, encoded by the coding sequence ATGACCGGGGAACGATTCAGCGTCGCTGGGCTGTTCGCCGGCATCGGGGGCATCGAGCGAGGCCTCGGCCTGCACGGTGGCGAGGCCGAACTGCTCTGCGAGTACTGGGACCCCGCCCACCGCGTGCTCGAGGCGCGGTTCTCCGGCGTGCCCCTGGTGGAGGACGTCCGAGATCTTCGCTCGCTACCCAAGGTCGACCTCGTGTCCGCGGGATTCCCCTGCACCGACCTTTCCCAGGCGGGCCGGATGGATGGCATCAACGGGCGTGCGTCCGGGCTCGTCGGCGAGGTCTTCCGCCTGATCCGACGCCCGCGTGCTCCGATGCTGATGCTCGAGAACGTGAGGAACATGCTGGTCCTCGACGGCGGCGCAGCCATGCACTACCTCGTCGACGAGCTGGAGGCGCTCGGCTACCGCTGGGCCTACCGTCTCGTCGACTCGCGATTCACTGGCGTGCCCCAGCGCCGCCAGCGCGTGATCTTCCTGGCATCTCGGACGATCGATCCCCGAGCGGTGCTCTTCGCTGATGACGAGGGCGAACCGGGCCCGGAGTGGTTCGCCGACAACACGTCCGGCTTCTACTGGACCGAGGGTCTCCGAGGGTTGGGGTGGGCGCGAGACGCCGTTCCCACTCTCAAGGGCGGCTCGACAATCGGCATTCCATCGCAGCCCGCGATCTGGAACCCGTCCGCACCGTTGGGTCAGCGAATCGTCTTGCCGGTGGTCGAGGAGGCCGAACAGATGCAGGGCTTCCCGGCCAGATGGACGGAGCCAGCTGACGAAGGTCCGGGCCGCAAGGGTCCCCGGTGGAAGCTGACCGGCAACGCCGTGACCGTGGGCGTCTCCGCGTGGGTGGGCCGTCGGCTTCGGAACCCAGGCGATCCGATACTCGACGGTCAGCCACTGCGCTCCGGTGATCGCTGGCCGACCGCGGCGTTCGGCGCAAAGGGCAAGGCGTGGGCCGTCGACGTCTCGTTGTGGCCGACCCGCGAGCCGTACACGCATCTCCACGAGATCGTCGACCTCGAGTCGGCCCAGCCGCTGTCCGCCCGGGCGACCGCGGGGTTCCTGTCCCGCACCGAACGCGGGAGCCTTCGATTCGTAGACGGCTTCATCGACGACGTCGCCGAGCACGCCGCCTACATGGCGGAGGAGCTGTCCGTCGCCTGA
- a CDS encoding TetR/AcrR family transcriptional regulator encodes MTPSDTTSPEVERTRHQILEAAGEIISTEEFDALSMRRVATTAGVSLSTVIRHFGTKDALLAALVAHGDDDVERVDKRRQIDQGDIGAAVGVVVDDYEEAGDQLLHMLAQEHRFPALATLLDVGRRGHREWVRWAFAPQLRLRTGARRTQLEDLLVVGTDVYTWKLLRRDRGHSAKATTAAMTALCEAVAS; translated from the coding sequence ATGACCCCCAGCGACACGACCTCCCCCGAGGTCGAACGGACCCGCCACCAGATCCTGGAGGCGGCCGGCGAGATCATCTCCACGGAGGAGTTCGACGCCCTCTCCATGCGCAGGGTCGCCACGACGGCAGGTGTGTCGCTGTCCACGGTGATCCGGCACTTCGGCACCAAGGACGCCCTGCTCGCGGCGCTGGTCGCCCATGGCGACGACGACGTCGAACGGGTCGACAAGCGGCGGCAGATCGACCAGGGCGACATCGGCGCGGCGGTCGGCGTGGTCGTGGACGACTACGAGGAGGCCGGGGACCAGCTGCTCCACATGCTGGCGCAGGAGCACCGATTCCCGGCGCTGGCCACGCTGCTGGACGTGGGGCGGCGCGGCCACCGGGAGTGGGTCCGATGGGCGTTCGCTCCGCAGCTCCGCCTCCGCACCGGAGCTCGACGGACGCAGCTGGAGGACCTCCTGGTGGTCGGCACCGACGTCTACACGTGGAAGCTTCTGCGGCGCGACCGGGGCCACAGCGCGAAGGCCACGACCGCCGCGATGACTGCGCTGTGCGAGGCAGTCGCGTCATGA
- a CDS encoding glycosyltransferase, with amino-acid sequence MTRFLFAAWDGGGTIPPELGLAAALVDRGHEVVFLADDTVEDQAIAAGVGFTEWQRAPQARARDTERALIRDWEVRNPLAQIRQIGDGLFFGPAELHAADLTDAIAVHRPDVLVVDALLTGALAGAERSGLPTAAVAPNVNMLRAVGVPPIGTGLRPMSGPIGHLRDESLHRLTEALMGTGTLNDTRRSLGLPPVKSLEAAIRRADLVLLLTSEAFDFTPALPDPQVVYGGVPVPADERCGADWSPPWEDDGRPSILLSLSTTYMQQEQLLQHLVDALGRVDCHAVVTTGPGLRGRPLARVPSNVHVVESAPHGAVLPHVDLVITHGGHGTVVRSLGAGVPVMVVPISRDQPDNAVRVVHHGVGVSVSRRSSVDKFAVAIHDALADPSLRAQARGMAVRMEREKSCSRAIEALETLSR; translated from the coding sequence ATGACCCGGTTCCTGTTCGCGGCGTGGGACGGGGGCGGCACGATCCCGCCCGAGCTCGGCCTAGCCGCTGCGCTCGTCGACCGTGGCCACGAGGTGGTCTTCCTCGCGGACGACACGGTGGAGGACCAGGCGATCGCCGCCGGCGTCGGGTTCACCGAATGGCAGCGAGCCCCGCAGGCGCGCGCCCGGGACACCGAGCGGGCGCTGATCCGGGACTGGGAGGTGCGCAACCCGCTGGCCCAGATCCGCCAGATCGGCGACGGGCTGTTCTTCGGCCCCGCCGAACTGCACGCTGCCGACCTGACCGATGCGATCGCCGTCCACCGCCCCGACGTCCTCGTGGTCGACGCGCTCCTGACCGGGGCGCTCGCGGGAGCGGAGCGCTCGGGTCTGCCGACGGCTGCGGTGGCCCCGAACGTCAACATGCTCCGCGCCGTCGGCGTACCGCCGATCGGGACCGGCCTCCGGCCGATGAGCGGCCCGATCGGCCACCTCCGGGACGAGTCGCTGCACCGGCTCACCGAGGCGCTCATGGGGACGGGCACGCTCAACGACACCCGTCGGTCGCTCGGGCTCCCGCCGGTGAAGTCGCTGGAGGCGGCCATCCGTCGGGCGGACCTGGTCCTGCTGCTGACCAGCGAGGCGTTCGACTTCACGCCGGCGCTGCCGGATCCGCAGGTCGTGTACGGGGGCGTGCCGGTGCCGGCCGACGAGCGGTGCGGCGCAGACTGGTCGCCACCGTGGGAGGACGACGGTCGCCCGTCGATCCTGCTGTCGCTGTCCACGACCTACATGCAGCAGGAGCAGCTGCTCCAGCACCTCGTGGACGCCCTCGGTCGGGTCGACTGCCACGCAGTGGTGACCACGGGGCCGGGGCTGCGCGGCCGGCCCCTGGCGCGGGTGCCGTCGAACGTCCACGTGGTCGAGTCCGCTCCACACGGCGCCGTGCTCCCGCACGTCGACCTCGTCATCACCCACGGCGGGCACGGCACCGTGGTGCGCTCGCTCGGTGCCGGCGTGCCCGTCATGGTCGTTCCCATCAGCCGCGATCAGCCGGACAACGCGGTGCGGGTCGTCCACCACGGCGTCGGTGTGTCGGTCTCCCGGCGCTCGTCGGTCGACAAGTTCGCTGTGGCGATCCACGACGCGCTCGCCGACCCGTCGCTGCGGGCCCAGGCCCGGGGGATGGCGGTGCGCATGGAGCGTGAGAAGAGCTGCTCCCGCGCGATCGAGGCGCTCGAAACACTGTCACGGTGA
- a CDS encoding hemerythrin domain-containing protein translates to MIPDLQLPGAVVGFMGMHLALRTEASAVACAVDHGDLATAERRARLLGRVIAHHHAAEDELLFPMLEERRPGFDMTTSLLERQHVELDRLVKAVPGSLHLAGELRASLEEHLRTEEERALPVWLTTFSEEDHRHFERMLQRHTPLRDIGLLVSWLIDTSPEAALDVAAVKIPAPFRLLHQLWWRRRYEQRWGSLGCAA, encoded by the coding sequence ATGATCCCCGACCTGCAGCTGCCCGGCGCCGTCGTCGGCTTCATGGGCATGCACCTCGCCCTGCGCACCGAGGCCTCCGCAGTGGCGTGCGCCGTCGACCACGGCGACCTCGCCACCGCCGAACGGCGGGCCCGCCTGCTCGGCCGGGTCATCGCCCACCACCACGCCGCCGAGGACGAGCTGCTGTTCCCGATGCTCGAGGAACGGCGGCCCGGCTTCGACATGACCACATCGCTGCTCGAGCGCCAGCACGTGGAGCTCGACCGCCTGGTGAAGGCGGTCCCCGGATCGCTGCACCTCGCCGGCGAGCTCCGGGCCAGCCTCGAGGAGCACCTCAGGACCGAGGAGGAGCGTGCGCTGCCGGTCTGGCTCACCACCTTCTCCGAGGAGGATCACCGCCACTTCGAGCGGATGCTCCAACGGCACACCCCGCTCCGCGACATCGGGCTCCTCGTGTCGTGGCTCATCGACACCTCCCCGGAGGCGGCGCTCGACGTGGCCGCGGTCAAGATCCCGGCCCCGTTCCGCCTCCTCCACCAGCTGTGGTGGAGGAGGCGCTACGAGCAACGGTGGGGATCGCTCGGCTGCGCTGCGTGA
- a CDS encoding very short patch repair endonuclease, with product MRARMQRQARRDTAAEMAVRREVWRRGLRYRVDTAPIPGLRRRADLVFTKAHVAVYVDGCFWHRCPIHATSPKANSEWWREKLDANVRRDRDTDRRLAQAGWSVVRVWEHEDAAVAADRIEAVVR from the coding sequence ATCCGGGCTCGCATGCAACGGCAGGCGCGGAGAGACACAGCAGCCGAGATGGCAGTTCGCCGCGAGGTGTGGAGGCGCGGTCTCCGGTACCGCGTCGACACAGCGCCGATTCCTGGGCTCCGCCGTCGCGCCGACCTTGTGTTCACCAAGGCGCATGTTGCGGTGTATGTGGACGGCTGCTTCTGGCACCGGTGCCCGATTCATGCCACCTCGCCGAAGGCGAACAGTGAGTGGTGGAGGGAGAAGCTCGACGCCAACGTGCGCCGGGATCGCGACACGGACCGCCGACTCGCCCAAGCCGGATGGTCTGTCGTTCGTGTCTGGGAACACGAGGACGCAGCGGTTGCGGCCGACCGGATCGAGGCCGTCGTTCGCTGA